A genomic stretch from Malus domestica chromosome 15, GDT2T_hap1 includes:
- the LOC114821644 gene encoding FCS-Like Zinc finger 6-like: MSLGKRPRLPMKRTTSMSEITFDPNTISTEAPHSQPSDPNNPYQPLALWGGGGSGGGDGGGLDGLDQRLMMKFPSPSSASPRNHRKNSADFGETAHFLKACGLCKRRLIPGRDIYMYRGDTAFCSLECRQQQINLDERKDKCSSTAGHQVSAKGETVSAL; encoded by the exons ATGTCGTTGGGGAAGAGACCAAGGCTTCCGATGAAGAGGACCACAAGCATGTCAGAAATCACCTTTGATCCGAACACCATCAGTACTGAGGCACCTCACTCTCAACCGTCCGATCCCAACAACCCTTATCAGCCTCTGGCCTTATGGGGcggtggtggtagtggtggagGTGATGGTGGTGGGCTTGATGGGTTGGATCAACGGCTCATGATGAAGTTTCCCTCACCATCATCAGCATCGCCAAGAAACCACAGAAAAAATTCTGCTGATTTTGGAGAAACTGCCCACTTCTTGAAGGCTTGTGGTCTCTGTAAACGCCGCCTTATTCCCGGCCGCGATATTTACATGTACag AGGTGACACAGCTTTCTGCAGTCTAGAGTGCCGGCAGCAACAGATAAACCTTGATGAGAGGAAAGACAAGTGTTCTTCCACCGCCGGACACCAAGTCTCTGCCAAAGGTGAAACCGTGTCTGCCTTGTAG
- the LOC139191960 gene encoding uncharacterized mitochondrial protein AtMg00810-like: protein MNIVHVLLSVAVNCCWSLYQMDVKNAFLHGELQEEVYMQIPPGYSPLKDKMVCKLHKAIYGLKQSPRAWYAKLSSMLEREGFLISNVDSSLFVWNGTRGKLVVLIYIDDLIITGDNAFEIGALKASLHQTFVIKDLGKLKYFLGIEMENSQQGLFLNQRKYVMDLLEEAKFTDCKPVVTPIDNKLKLTTDGEALKNVTYYQILVGKLIYLTITRLDITFAVSLVSQFKHAPTVEHLNIVKRILRYLKGSIDKGILMRNNHSTEIHVYTNADWAGSAIDRKSTTRYCTFVGGNIVTWKIFLNKFLANKPKSFLVDDNDDIDDSDDRDFDTKLALIDDSDDRDFDIELALLTMDMMPEINSSI from the exons ATGAACATAGTGCATGTGCTACTTTCCGTTGCCGTCAATTGTTGTTGGTCGTTATACCAGATGGATGTAAAaaatgctttccttcatggaGAGCTTCAAGAGGAAGTTTACATGCAAATTCCCCCAGGTTATTCTCCATTAAAGGATAAGATGGTGTGCAAACTGCACAAGGCTATCTATGGTTTGAAGCAATcaccaagagcttggtatgccaagctTAGTTCAATGTTGGAAAGGGAAGGTTTTCTCATAAGTAATGTCGATTCTTCCTTGTTTGTATGGAATGGAACCCGTGGGAAGTTGGTGGTCCTTATTTATATAGATGATCTTATTATCACAGGTGACAATGCATTTGAAATTGGAGCCTTGAAAGCCTCCTTACATCAAACTTTTGTCATCAAGGATCTTGGAaagttgaagtattttcttggcattGAGATGGAAAATTCTCAACAGGGTTTGTTTCTTAACCAACGCAAGTATGTCATGGATCTACTCGAGGAAGCTAAGTTCACCGATTGTAAGCCAGTTGTCACCCCAATTGACAATAAACTTAAGCTTACCACTGATGGCGAGGCACTCAAGAATGTCACCTATTATCAAATATTGGTTGGCAAGCTTATCTATCTTACTATCACACGTCTCGACATTACCTTTGCTGTGAGCTTAGTTAGTCAATTCAAGCATGCACCCACAGTAGAACATCTAAATATTGTTAAAAGGATTCTACGTTATCTCAAAGGGTCCATTGATAAGGGTATCCTCATGCGTAATAACCATTCCACTGAGATTCATGTATACActaatgctgattgggcaggcaGTGCAATCGACAGAAAATCCACCACTCGTTATTGTACATTTGTTGGAGGCAACATTGTTACTTGGAAAA TATTTCTGAACAAGTTCTTGGCTAACAAACCCAAGAGTTTTCTTGTTGATGATAATGACGATATTGATGATAGTGATGACCGTGACTTTGATACAAAGTTAGCGCTTATTGATGATAGTGACGACCGTGACTTTGATATAGAGTTAGCGCTTCTAACTATGGATATGATGCCGGAAATAAACTCTTCAATTTGA